CATGACCGTCGCCTGCGCGATGGACCACCGGTTCAGCATCACGACGCCCGACGGCAGCGACCCCTACCTGGAGATCGACCAGCGCACCGAACAGGACTCGGCGCAGATCCTCTACCACGTCAACGCGCCGAAGGGCTCGATCATCCGGCTGGAGAAGTTCGTCTCCTACCACTCGTCGCGCCACGTGCGCGGCGAGGAACTCGCCTTCCGCTGCGCCCGCACGCTCAACCGCGTCCGCCGCATCGGCCTGCGCACCCTGCAGGAGAACCAGCAGGAATGGCTCGAGCGCTTCTGGGAGCGCTCCGACGTCGTCGTGCACAACCAGCCCGAGATCCAGCAGGCCGTGCGCTGGAACATCTGGCAGCTGGTCCAGGCCTCCGCCCGCGCGGAGATCCAGGGCGTGCCGGCCAAGGGCATGACCGGCACCGGCTACGGCGGCCACTACTTCTGGGACACCGAGATCTACGTCCTGCCGTTCCTCTCCTATACCTCCCCGGCGTTCGCCCGCAATGCGCTGCGCTTCCGCTGGGACATGCTCGACGCGGCGTGGCAGCGCGCCGACGAACTGGCCCACGACGGCGCCCTGTTCCCGTGGCGCACCATCAACGGCCTCGAGTCCTCGGCCTACTACGCCGCCGGCACGGCGCAGTACCACATCGACGCGGACATCGTGTACGCGCTGATGAAGTACGTCTACGCCACCGGCGACGTCGACTTCCTGCTGCGCGAGGGCACCGACCTGCTGCTGTCGACGGCGCGGTTCTGGATGTCGCTGGGCTTCTTCGACGCCGAGCGCGAGGAATTCCAGATCCACTCGGTGACCGGGCCGGACGAGTACAACACCGTGGTGAACAACAACCTGTACACCAACGTGATGGCGCAATATAACCTCACCGCCGCCGCCGACGTGGTCCGCCAGATGATGGTGGAGCGCCCGGAGGCCTTCCGCGAGGTGTGCCACCGCTACAACCTGGAGATGGCCGAGGTCGAGGAGTGGGAGGAGGCCGCGGCCAAGATGTACGTGCCGTTCAACGAACGGCTGGGCATCCACCCCCAGGACGACCAGTTCCTGCTGCGCAAGCGCTGGAACCTGGACGACCCCGAGATCGGGCCGAAGCGCCCGCTGCTGCTGCACTACCACCCGCTGACCATCTACCGGCACCAGATCATCAAGCAGGCCGACGTGGTGCTGGCCCTGTTCCTGCAGGGCAACAAGTTCACCGAGGACCAGAAGCGCGCCGACTACGACTACTACGATCCGCTGACCACCGGCGACTCGTCGCTGTCCGCGGTCGTGCAGTCGATCCTCGCCGCGGAGCTGGGCTACGGGGAGAAGGCCATCGACTTCTTCATCCGCGGCCTGTACGTCGACCTGGCCAACTTGCACGGCAACGCGGCCGACGGCGTCCACGTGGCGTCGGCCGGCGGCGTGTGGCAGTCGCTGGTCTACGGCTTCGGCGGTTTCCGCGACCACGACGGCGTGTTCACCATCGATCCGCGCCTGCCCGACGAATGGGACGGCCTGACCTACCGCGTCACGATCCACGGCTGCCGCATGCGCGTGACCGTCCGCCGCCGCACCGTCGAACTCGTCGTGGAGGAGGGAGAGCACGCGCTGGGGCCGATCCACGTCGCCGGCCACGAGGTGATCGTCGGCCACGAACCGATGACCATCGTCGTCGGCGAGCGCGTGGATTACCGCCCGCCCCTGGAGTCCGAGCCGTCGGAGGAAGAGGTCGCGCGCGTCGCCGAGCGGGCGCGGAAGGCGGAGGAGGAGAACGCGCCCATCGTGCCTCCCGGCCCGAACGGCACGGGGATGCAGAGCGACCCCGGCGAGCCGAACGGCGCGAAGCGGTGACGGCGGGCGGCGGACGGCGCCGAAACTTCTCCGTTTAGCACCTTCGGCGTCGAAAAGCCAGACCCATGCGGGCCGGGATCTCCGATCCCGCCCGCTTTTCGCTTTGCGACGCCCGCGTTGCCTCATCCCGGGTGTGATTCGTGGGGAATTATGCGCGCAAAACCTGCGAAAATCCCCAATTCTGAGAGTTGCCTGCGGCTCAGGCGGCGGAATCTGTGAAACTCCTCACCCGGATGGGGGATAAATGGTGACGTTCGGCTCAGTGACTTTAGAGTGAACGTGACACTGGAGGTGCCATGACTGTTACAAGTTCCAACCGTGACGCGATCGCGCACGGAAAAATCACTTTTGAGCCGCTGCGTGAGCGGCCCAAGTTCCCGTCCTGGGCCCTGAAGCTGATTATGGCCGTCACCGGCCTTCTCTTCGGGCTCTACGTCATCGTCCACATGGTGGGCAACCTGAAGATCTTCATGGGCGAGCAGGACTTCAACGCCTACGCGGCGTTCCTGCGCTCGGTCGGCTACCCGGCCATCCCGCACGAGGGCGTCCTGTGGATCTTCCGAATCGTCCTTCTCGTCGCCGTCGTCCTGCACGTCTACGGCGCTTTCGCGCTGAGCGGCCGGGCCCGCCAGTCCCGCGGCAAGTTCCGCCGCCAGGGCATGGTCGGGGGCTGGAACACGTTCACCGCCCGCACGATGCTGATCACCGGCATCGTGCTGCTGGCGTTCATCGTGTTCCACATCCTGGACCTGACCATCGGCGCGGCCGTGGCCCCGGAGAACTTCGTCCACGGCGAGGCCTACGCCAACCTGGTCGCCTCGTTCTCCCGCCCGCTCGTCGCCATCTGGTACATCATCGCCCAGCTGGCGCTGCTGCTGCACCTGTCCCATGGCCTGTGGACCGCGACCAGCGACCTCGGCATCACGGGTGCCCGCTGGCGCAAGGTCCTGCTGTTCCTGTCCGGCCTGATCCCGCTGCTGGTGGTCGTGGGCAACATCGCGATCCCGGTGGCCGTCCTCACCGGTCTGGTCGGCTAGGCCTAGAAGGGGTAATCGATAATGACGAACACTGAAATGCAGACTGGCGCCACCGAATTCAAGGCGCCCGAGTCCGTCGTCGACGGCGTTGTCATCGGCAGCGTCCTCGGCGACAACTCGCCGGGCGACAAGGCCCCGATGCGCGATCACTGGGAGTACCAGAAGGACCACTACAACCTGGTCTCCCCGCTGAACCGCCGCAAGTTCCGCATCCTCGTCGTGGGCACCGGCCTGTCCGGCGGCGCCGCCGCGGCCGCCCTGGGCGAGCTCGGCTACGACGTGAAGGCCTTCACCTACCACGACGCCCCGCGTCGCGCCCACTCCATCGCCGCGCAGGGCGGCGTCAACTCCGCCCGCGGCAAGAAGGTGGACAACGACGGCGCCTACCGCCTGGTCAAGGACACCGTCAAGGGCGGCGACTTCCGTTGCCGCGAGAACGACTGCTGGCGCCTGGGCATCGAGTCCACCCGCGTCATCGACCACATGAACGCCATCGGCGCGCCGTTCGCGCGCGAGTACGGCGGCGCCCTGGCCACCCGCTCCTTCGGCGGCGTGCAGGTCTCCCGCACGTACTACACCCGCGGCCAGACGGGCCAGCAGCTGCAGCTGTCGACCGCGTCGGCCCTGCAGCGCCAGGTCGGCCTGGGCAACGTCGAGATGTTCACCCACAACGAGCTCGTCGACATCATCGTCGCCGACGGCCGTTGCCAGGGCGCGGTCATGCGCAACCTGATCACGGGCGAGCTGACGGCCCACACCGCGCACGCGGTCGTGCTGGCCACCGGCGGTTACGGCAACGTGTACCACATGTCCACGCTGGCGATTAACTCCAACGCGTCGGCCATCATGCGCGCGTACGACCAGGGCGCCTACTTCGCGTCCCCGTCGTTCATCCAGTTCCACCCGACCGGCCTGCCGGTCAACGCGCACTGGCAGTCGAAGACCATCCTGATGTCGGAGTCGCTGCGAAACGACGCCCGCATCTGGACGCCGGCCAAGCAGGGCGACGACCGCCCGGCCAACGAGATCCCCGAGGACGAGCGCGACTACTTCCTCGAGCGCCGTTACCCGGCCTTCGGCAACCTGGTTCCGCGTGACGTCGCGTCCCGCGCGAACGCCCAGCAGATCAACGCCGGCTACGGCGTCGGCCCGCTGAACAACTCGGTGTACCTGGACCTGCGCGACTCCATCGAGCGCCTGGGCAAGGACACCATCAAGGAGCGCTACTCGAACCTCATCCAGATGTACGAGGAGGCCATCGGCGAGGACCCGTACGAGGTCCCGATGCGCATTGCGCCGACCTGCCACTTCACCATGGGTGGCCTGTGGTCCGACTTCAACCAGATGACCTCGATCCCGGGCCTGTTCACCGGCGGCGAGTGCTCCTGGACGTACCACGGCGCCAACCGCCTGGGCGCGAACTCGCTGCTGTCGGCTTCCGTCGACGGCTGGTTCACCCTGCCGTTCTCCGTGCCGAACTACCTCGGCCCGCTGCTCGGCGAGGACCGCCTCTCCGAGGACGCCCCGGAGGTCGCCGAGGCCGTGGACCGTGCCCGGACCCGCCTGGACAAGCTGATGAGCATCGGCGGCACCCACGGCGCCGAGTACTTCCACCGCCAGCTGGGCGAGGAGCTGTACCGCGTGTGCGGCGTCGCCCGCAACAAGGAGGACCTGGCCGAGGGCCTGGAGAAGATCCGCGAGCTGCGCAAGCAGTTCTGGTCCGACCTGTTCATCCCGGGCAACCCGGATGAGATGAACCAGCAGCTCGAGTACGCCAACCGCGTGGCCGACTACCTCGACCTCGGCGAGCTCATGTGCGTGGACGCCCTGGACCGTGACGAGTCCTGTGGCGCGCACTACCGCGAAGACCACATCGACGACGAGGGCGAGGCCCGTCGAGACGACGAGAACTGGTGCTTCGTCTCCGCGTGGGAGCGCGGCGACAACGGCCCCGCGTGGGATCTGAAGGGCAACACCCTGATCCGCCACGCCGAGCCGCTCACGTTCGAGGCCGTCCCGCTCATGACAAGGAACTACAAGTAATGAAACTGCACCTTGAAATCTGGCGCCAGGCCGGTCCTCAGACCGAGGGGCACTTCGAGAGCGTCGACGTCGATGACGCCGTCGCCGAGATGTCCATCCTGGAGCTTCTCGACCACGTCAACTCCAAGTACGTCGAGTCCGGCAAGGAGCCGTTCGCGTTCGCGTCCGATTGCCGCGAGGGCATTTGCGGCACCTGCGGCCTGAACGTCAACGGCCGTCCGCACGGCCCGGGCAAGAACACCCCGACCTGCCAGCAGCGCCTGTTCCAGTACAAGGACGGCGACACGCTGAAGATCGAGCCGATGCGCTCCGCCGCGTACCCGGTCATCCGCGACATGGTCGTCGACCGTTCCGCGCTGGACCGCGTGATGGAGAAGGGCGGCTACGTCTCCGTGGCCGCCGGCACCGCCCCGGACGCCGACACCCTGCACGTCAACCACCAGACCGCCGAGCTCGCCCTCGACCATGCCGCGTGCATCGGTTGCGGCGCCTGCGTCGCGGCCTGCCCGAACGGTGCCGCGCACCTGTTCACCGGCGCGAAGCTGGTGCACCTGTCGCTGCTGCCGATGGGCAAGCAGGAGCGCGGCCGCCGCGCCACGAAGATGGTCGACGAGATGGAGACCAACTTCGGCCCCTGCTCGCTCTACGGCGAGTGCGCCGACGTCTGCCCGGCCGGAATCCCCCTGACCGCGGTTGCCGCGATCAACAAGGAGCGGGCCCGTGCGGCATTCCGCTCCAAGGAAGACTAAGCTGGGAACCCACTAACCGGGGTCTCAGGAAGGATTAAGAAATGGCTACGTCCACCGCCAAGCGATACCGCGGCGAAGAGCACTTCGTCGATGGCTACGTGCCGCAGAGCATGAACGCCGAGTACTCGTCCCTGCACCGTTCCGCCACGTGGATCGGCGCCGGCCTGTGGCTGGCGTCCCTCGCGGCGTGGGGTTGCTTCATCTTCGGCCTGGCCGTGATGGGCATGGACAGCACCACCGCCCACGAGGCCGGGCACGTGGCCCTGGGCGATCCGGGCTACCACCCGTCGGGCGGCGGCCCGTTCAACCCCTCGCTGTTCATGTGGGGCGGCCTGATCACCGCAATCGTGATGGACGTGGCCGGTTTCATCCTCATTCTCGTCGGTCGCAAGCAGTACCTCGCGTACCGTCGCGAGTTCGGCACCCGTCACTAAAAGGCCGCCGAACTCAGCCGGACCCGGTCCGGCACCTCCGGGGCACGTCCCCGCCGCCGCGTCATGCGGAGGCGGGGCCGTGCCCTTTCCCATGCGCGCGGTGCAGGGGCCATAATCGAGGGCATGCCAGCCCACGTGAACGACAACGCCCATGACGCTCGCCGCGGCGACGGCGCCGTCGCGCAGGCGGCGCCGCCCGCCTCCGGCCGGCACCGCGCCGATGCCCGCGACGCGCGCCGCCCCGCAGGCGCGGGAACCGGCGGCACCCCCGCGACCGCCCCCGGTGGTGGGCCGCTGGCCGTGCCCGGGCCATCCCCGGAGACGGAGGCGCGCAAGAGGCGCGAGCTGCGCAACTCCAAGGCCTTCGCCACGGGCCTCCTGGTCATCGCGACGCTGATCTACCTCGGCTGCCGGTGGCTGGAGGCCGACGCCGCGGCGGACGGCGAAATGCCGGCGACGTGGATCGGTTACGTCCGCGCGGCGAGCGAGGCGGGCATGGTCGGCGCGCTGGCCGACTGGTTCGCGGTGACGGCGCTGTTCCGGCACCCGATGGGCATCCCCATCCCGCACACCGCCATCGTGCGGCGGAAGAAGGACCAGGTCGGCCAGTCGCTGGCGAGTTTCATCGGCGACAACTTCCTCAATCCCGCACTGGTGCTGGAGAAGGTCCGCTCGCTGCGGATCACCGATCGCGTGGGCGGCTGGCTCGTCGAGCCCGGGTCGGGGGACAAGGTGTCCGAGCACGTGGGCAAGTTCATCGGCAATGCGCTGGAGGCCGTCGATCCGGCGGATGCGGAAGCCGTGATCAAATCCGCGGTCGTCGACAAGCTGGCGGAGCCCGAATGGGGGCCGCCCGCCGGCCGCATCCTGGGGCAGCTCATCGAGGAAGGCCGCA
This genomic stretch from Corynebacterium hansenii harbors:
- a CDS encoding glycoside hydrolase family 65 protein codes for the protein MMDRDITPVDEWRLVEAKPGGIPLGVSETLFALSNGYIGMRANPPEGRDSAEHGTFINGLHETWHIRHAEDAYGLAREGQSLINAPDSKAMRLYIDDEPLRLGNAEVHDYERSLDFRDGVLRRRFNWRTPGGKMVRVTSDRMVSFQEKHVAVMSLEVELLDAGAAVLINSQILNRQDGEDEYHDASAAQGAELDPRRAETLEERVLNPTFQAEGEERSTLAFRCARSGMTVACAMDHRFSITTPDGSDPYLEIDQRTEQDSAQILYHVNAPKGSIIRLEKFVSYHSSRHVRGEELAFRCARTLNRVRRIGLRTLQENQQEWLERFWERSDVVVHNQPEIQQAVRWNIWQLVQASARAEIQGVPAKGMTGTGYGGHYFWDTEIYVLPFLSYTSPAFARNALRFRWDMLDAAWQRADELAHDGALFPWRTINGLESSAYYAAGTAQYHIDADIVYALMKYVYATGDVDFLLREGTDLLLSTARFWMSLGFFDAEREEFQIHSVTGPDEYNTVVNNNLYTNVMAQYNLTAAADVVRQMMVERPEAFREVCHRYNLEMAEVEEWEEAAAKMYVPFNERLGIHPQDDQFLLRKRWNLDDPEIGPKRPLLLHYHPLTIYRHQIIKQADVVLALFLQGNKFTEDQKRADYDYYDPLTTGDSSLSAVVQSILAAELGYGEKAIDFFIRGLYVDLANLHGNAADGVHVASAGGVWQSLVYGFGGFRDHDGVFTIDPRLPDEWDGLTYRVTIHGCRMRVTVRRRTVELVVEEGEHALGPIHVAGHEVIVGHEPMTIVVGERVDYRPPLESEPSEEEVARVAERARKAEEENAPIVPPGPNGTGMQSDPGEPNGAKR
- a CDS encoding succinate dehydrogenase cytochrome b subunit is translated as MTVTSSNRDAIAHGKITFEPLRERPKFPSWALKLIMAVTGLLFGLYVIVHMVGNLKIFMGEQDFNAYAAFLRSVGYPAIPHEGVLWIFRIVLLVAVVLHVYGAFALSGRARQSRGKFRRQGMVGGWNTFTARTMLITGIVLLAFIVFHILDLTIGAAVAPENFVHGEAYANLVASFSRPLVAIWYIIAQLALLLHLSHGLWTATSDLGITGARWRKVLLFLSGLIPLLVVVGNIAIPVAVLTGLVG
- a CDS encoding fumarate reductase/succinate dehydrogenase flavoprotein subunit is translated as MTNTEMQTGATEFKAPESVVDGVVIGSVLGDNSPGDKAPMRDHWEYQKDHYNLVSPLNRRKFRILVVGTGLSGGAAAAALGELGYDVKAFTYHDAPRRAHSIAAQGGVNSARGKKVDNDGAYRLVKDTVKGGDFRCRENDCWRLGIESTRVIDHMNAIGAPFAREYGGALATRSFGGVQVSRTYYTRGQTGQQLQLSTASALQRQVGLGNVEMFTHNELVDIIVADGRCQGAVMRNLITGELTAHTAHAVVLATGGYGNVYHMSTLAINSNASAIMRAYDQGAYFASPSFIQFHPTGLPVNAHWQSKTILMSESLRNDARIWTPAKQGDDRPANEIPEDERDYFLERRYPAFGNLVPRDVASRANAQQINAGYGVGPLNNSVYLDLRDSIERLGKDTIKERYSNLIQMYEEAIGEDPYEVPMRIAPTCHFTMGGLWSDFNQMTSIPGLFTGGECSWTYHGANRLGANSLLSASVDGWFTLPFSVPNYLGPLLGEDRLSEDAPEVAEAVDRARTRLDKLMSIGGTHGAEYFHRQLGEELYRVCGVARNKEDLAEGLEKIRELRKQFWSDLFIPGNPDEMNQQLEYANRVADYLDLGELMCVDALDRDESCGAHYREDHIDDEGEARRDDENWCFVSAWERGDNGPAWDLKGNTLIRHAEPLTFEAVPLMTRNYK
- a CDS encoding succinate dehydrogenase/fumarate reductase iron-sulfur subunit, whose protein sequence is MKLHLEIWRQAGPQTEGHFESVDVDDAVAEMSILELLDHVNSKYVESGKEPFAFASDCREGICGTCGLNVNGRPHGPGKNTPTCQQRLFQYKDGDTLKIEPMRSAAYPVIRDMVVDRSALDRVMEKGGYVSVAAGTAPDADTLHVNHQTAELALDHAACIGCGACVAACPNGAAHLFTGAKLVHLSLLPMGKQERGRRATKMVDEMETNFGPCSLYGECADVCPAGIPLTAVAAINKERARAAFRSKED
- a CDS encoding DUF445 domain-containing protein; its protein translation is MPAHVNDNAHDARRGDGAVAQAAPPASGRHRADARDARRPAGAGTGGTPATAPGGGPLAVPGPSPETEARKRRELRNSKAFATGLLVIATLIYLGCRWLEADAAADGEMPATWIGYVRAASEAGMVGALADWFAVTALFRHPMGIPIPHTAIVRRKKDQVGQSLASFIGDNFLNPALVLEKVRSLRITDRVGGWLVEPGSGDKVSEHVGKFIGNALEAVDPADAEAVIKSAVVDKLAEPEWGPPAGRILGQLIEEGRTEPIIQQLSEWLHRKAQTSHGLIDSMVGERAPSWAPRFVNDMIGDRVHREVVEWTWHVQSDPDHEARQALRRGLEKLARDLREDPTTVARVEELKADLLGSRAVVAAPGAIWKSTSQSLIDSARDPESLLRRKIAEAAERYGHRLNDDAELRASIDRRIEKGAAFLAENYAGEITSIISETVERWDADEASRKIELMVGRDLQFIRVNGTLVGSLAGLAIYTFSTLIFGG